Below is a window of Cryobacterium sp. PAMC25264 DNA.
GGGTGCGTTCTTCGGCGCGGTGCTCGGCATCGGGCTGTGGTCGTTGGTGAGCCTCACCCCGCGATTGAGCCGGCCCCGGCTCGCGAACCGGTTGGCGCCCTACCTGCTCGACGTCTCCGGGGAGGCCCGGGTGTTCGTCGGCCGTCGTTCCATCGACCCCATCCCCGTGCTGGGCACGCTGTTCTCGCCGGTGTTCGAGTCGCTCGCGCAGGCCCTCGCCAGCGCGCTGGGCGGCGCCGAGGCCGTTCAGCGCCGGCTGCGGCAATCCGGGTCTACCCGCACGGTCGAGGCGTTCCGCTCGGAGCAACTCGCTTGGGCGTTGATCGCGGCCGCGAGCACGCTGCTCGTGGTGATTGGCACGCCCCTCGGCCGCGGGTGGCCACTCATCGTGCAGGTCGCCGCGCCCGTCGCCGCAGCGGCGGCCGGTGTGGTGCTGCGCGACACGGTGCTCAAACGGGCCGCCACGGCGCGGCTGGCCCGTATCGACAGTGAACTGCCCACCATCCTCGAGTTCCTCACGCTGTCGCTTGCCGCAGGCGAGGGCATCCTTGACGCCCTCCGCCGGGTGTCCGGCAGCACCTCGGGGGAGCTGTCGCGGGAGTTCGCCGGGTTGATCAACGACGTGCACGCTGGAGTGTCCGTCACGACCGCGCTCACCGAACTGTCCCGGCGGATGCGGCTGACCTCGCTCACCCGCTTCGTGGACCAGGTCGTCGGCGCGATCGACCGGGGGTCTCCGCTGGCCGAGGTGCTGCGGGCGCAGGCGCAGGACGGCCGCGAGGAAGCCAAGCGCACCCTGCTCGAGGCCGCCGGGAAGAAGGAGGTGGCCATGATGGTGCCACTGGTCTTCCTGATCCTGCCGATGACCATTCTGTTCGCGATCTTCCCTGGCCTGTTCGTGCTGCAGGCCGGTTTCTAGTTTTTTTGCCTGAACCATCCCGTTCCGCCGTGCACCACCCCAGAGAAAGCAGGACACCGTGAGTCTCACCACCCAGCTGTACAACCGTTTCCGCGCCGGGCTGCACGATGACCGGGGCGATGTGCCCGGATGGGTCTTGATCACGTTGATGACGGCAGGCCTCGTCATGATCATCTGGGGCCTGGCCGGGCCCGCGCTCAGCGGCATCTTCGAGCAAGCCATCAACCGGGTCAGCGGCATCTGACCGTCGTCATGAGCCTGCGACGCAGCATCCGTGGCAGCGTCGTCATCAGAGTCCGGTGGGGCGACGCCGAGCGTGGCACGGCGGTGGCCGAATTTGTGATGGTGGCCGCCCTGCTCACCGGCCTCACCCTGGCGGTGCTGCAGCTGGCCTTGGCGCTGCACATCCGCAACACAGTGCTGGATGCCGCCGCCGAGGGGGCCCGGTATGCCGCCCTGGCCGACAGCGGCCTCGGCCAGGGCGCCGAGCGCAGCCGTGACCTCATCACGGCGGCCCTCGGCCCGGCCTACGCCGCCGACGTGACGGCCGACTACACGTCAGTGGCGGGGCAGCCGGGAGTGCGGGTGCGGGTCGTGGCCCCGCTGCCGCTGTTCGGGCTGTTCGGTGTGGCCGACGGGCTGGAGGTGGAGGGACATGCCGTCGTGGAGGGTTCGGTGGGCTGAACGCCGGTCGATGCTGACGGACGAGACCGGATCGGCCTCGCTGGAGTTCATCACGGTCGGGCTGATCCTGCTCGTTCCGTTGGTCTACCTGATTCTGGCCATGTCGGTGTTGCAGGGCGGGGCGTTCGCGGTGGAGGGCGCCGCCCGGCAGGCCGCCCGCGTGTACGTGCTGGCGCCCAGCACGGCTGACGCCGAGGCCCGCGCCGAGCGGGCGGTCCTGGTGGGTTTGGCCGACTACGGAATCGACGCCGACGCCGCCGAGGTGAGCATCACCTGCGCGGGCGGGGGAGCCTGCCTGAGCCGGCGCAGCGTGGTGACCGTGACCGTTCGGGTGCAGGTGGCCCTACCGTTCGTGCCCGGGGTGCTCACCCAGTCCCACGGCGGGAGCATCCCGCTGCAGGCGTCGGCGACCCAGACCGTGTCCCGGTTCTGGCACGAGGGGTGAGGCCGGTGCGGAGACCGTGGGCACGACGCATCCGTGGTGAGCACGGCGACGAGGGTTCCACGCTGCTGCTGACGATCTTCTACGGGTTCCTCGCCTTGGTGGTGGTGCTGATCGTGGTGGCCGCGACCAGCCTCTACCTTGAGCGCAAGCAGCTCTTCACCCTGGCGGATGGCGCGGCGCTCGCCGCAGCTGAATCGTTCCGGCTCGACGCGGTCGCGATCGACTCCGGGCAGTTGCATGCCGCACTGACCACCCCTGAGGTGCGGGCTGCTGCGACGGGGTACCTCGCCGCAGCCCGCCACCCCGGGCTGGAAGACCTGACGCTGACCCGCGCCGACACCGTGGACGGCCAGAGCGCCACCATCACCCTGCAAGCCTGGTGGCGCCCGCCCGTGCTCACGCTGTTCGTGCCCGACGGCCTGCCTGTCCAGGTGACCGCGGTCGCGCGGTCGGTCTTCGGCTGACCCGTGTCTGGTCGATCACCGGGCTCCCGCACGAGCGGGCTTCGTGTGCTGTTCACCGTCGGTTCAGGTCCCGTCCCCGTCGCCCGTGTTCTCTTGTAGGCGTTGCTTCCGTCCGGAAAGTAACGCTGAGACACCTAGTCCAGGGGGAAACGCCGTGTTCCGTGCGTCCAAGTCATCCAACCACCGGCCCGGGCGCAGCGCGCTCATGGCCGCCGCGACCGGCCTCATCGCCGGCGCCAGCATCCTCGCGCCGCTCG
It encodes the following:
- a CDS encoding type II secretion system F family protein codes for the protein MVPVTALAWGAFFGAVLGIGLWSLVSLTPRLSRPRLANRLAPYLLDVSGEARVFVGRRSIDPIPVLGTLFSPVFESLAQALASALGGAEAVQRRLRQSGSTRTVEAFRSEQLAWALIAAASTLLVVIGTPLGRGWPLIVQVAAPVAAAAAGVVLRDTVLKRAATARLARIDSELPTILEFLTLSLAAGEGILDALRRVSGSTSGELSREFAGLINDVHAGVSVTTALTELSRRMRLTSLTRFVDQVVGAIDRGSPLAEVLRAQAQDGREEAKRTLLEAAGKKEVAMMVPLVFLILPMTILFAIFPGLFVLQAGF
- a CDS encoding TadE/TadG family type IV pilus assembly protein translates to MSLRRSIRGSVVIRVRWGDAERGTAVAEFVMVAALLTGLTLAVLQLALALHIRNTVLDAAAEGARYAALADSGLGQGAERSRDLITAALGPAYAADVTADYTSVAGQPGVRVRVVAPLPLFGLFGVADGLEVEGHAVVEGSVG
- a CDS encoding pilus assembly protein TadG-related protein, which produces MRRPWARRIRGEHGDEGSTLLLTIFYGFLALVVVLIVVAATSLYLERKQLFTLADGAALAAAESFRLDAVAIDSGQLHAALTTPEVRAAATGYLAAARHPGLEDLTLTRADTVDGQSATITLQAWWRPPVLTLFVPDGLPVQVTAVARSVFG